CATGACCTTTGTTATCTTATCGGGTGGCATTGATTTATCCGTAGGGTCTGTGATTGCTTTTACCGGCGTGCTCATGGCGACCTTGATTAGCCATGGTATTCATCCATATACGGCGATGTTGATCACCTTGCTTGCTGGCGCCTTATTTGGGGCGTTCATGGGATGGATCATCGATACACTCAAGATTCCCTCCTTCATCGTCACATTGGCGGGGATGTTCTTTTTACGTGGGACAAGCTTTCTGATTTCGGAGCAGTCCATTCCCATTGAGCATCCGACATTCCACGCGTTATCGCGCGCCTCATGGCATATCTGGGGCGGGGGTCGCCTAAGTTTAATCGCCATTATTATGTTAGTTGTCGTTGCCATCGGCATGCTATTAGCCCACCGTACACGCTTTGGTAATAACGTTTATGCCGTGGGAGGCAACCCTACTTCAGCGTCACTTATGGGTATTTCAGTAAGAATGACGACGATTGGTATTTATACCTTATCAACGCTTTTAGCTTCACTGGCTGGGATTGTATTTTCTATTTATACCTCAGCAGGTTATCCACTGGCCGCAGTCGGAGTTGAGCTCGATGCCATTGCTGCTGTGGTGATTGGCGGGACGTTATTATCTGGTGGGGTTGGTACCGTATTTGGCTCTCTTTTTGGGGTACTCATCCAGGGGTTGATCCAAACCTATATCACCTTTGACGGTACATTAAGCTCATGGTGGACCAAAATCATTGTGGGGATTTTATTATTTACCTTCATTGGTATGCAGCGTTTACTGATTGTGATCAGTGAAAGACGGAAAGTAGTACAGACTGCTCGTTCGGATAACAAGGTTCCTGCGCCGAGCTAGTCAGTGCTCGAATCCTATTTGCCTTTTCAATTTTCCCCTCTGGTATTTGAGTCCGCTTTCCAGAGGGGCTTTTTATTTCTGCTCCGGCAAAGCAGGTTTATTTTGTACTTGTTCAATGGATTCTGGACGTCGCCAAATAACGCACAACGCAATTAACATCCCACCAGACGCACTCAATACAATCCACAATGGCGTATTATGAATCATCAAAATACCAAAACATACAGATATCGACAGCGTAGAAAGCCATTTGTTACGACGTGAAATAATCTTGCCATTTTGCCAGTTGAAAATCATGTCACGAAAGAATGGTTTCGACATCAAGAATCGATAAATGGTCGGCGAACCTTTCGCCGATGCCCAAGCACTTAAAATCACAAACTCAGTCGCCGGCAAACCTGGCAGTAATACTCCTGCGAAGGCAAGTAATAAACTCACCACCGCAATGATCTTATACATCCATAACCGCATGGCTATCACCTACCCGAGAAATTCACTCAGAGTATAGATGAAGCGGTTGCCCTTAGGAACCACTTGTATTCTCGAATCCATCAGTAAGGTGGTGTGGTCAGTTTATTTCCGTGCTTGAATCACATCGATACACCGCTCAACAACGTCTTCAAATGACCCATCAATACTAACTTCTACGACATCTTGTTCACTCGATTCTGGCATCTCTAAGGTATCAAACTGACTTTTCAGTAGCTCGACAGGCATAAAGTGATCAGCACGCTCGAGCATACGCTGTTTGACTAATTCAAAGTCACCATGCAGATGAATAAACGTGACTTTTTGGTTACCTTGGCGAATTTGTTCGCGGTAACGACGCTTCAATGCAGAACATACGATAACGCCTTCTTCGGATTTCATTTCAATACTAAAGGCCGCATCATTAATCCGTTCTAACCAAGGTGAGCGATCATCATCATTTAATGGCTGCCCCGATTTCATTTTGAGAATATTGGCTTTGGGATGTAGGTCATCTCCATCAATAAATTTTGCGTCCAAACGCTTTGCGACTTCAGCACCAATCGATGATTTCCCACAGCTAGATACACCCATAAATAGATAGCTGTTACCTTTTTTTTCTTTAGTCACTTTATTGACCTCACTCTCATTTCCGGAACTTGTTGATTTCCACTCTATCACGTTACCCGTAACATGTTACGCATAACTAAAAGAAATGTGAACGCATTAACAAACCCTCAAAAGGTACCCCTATGTCCGACTTATCACTTATTTACACCGCAATAGGCTCAATCGCTTTATTGCTATTTCTCGTCATGAAGGTAAGGCTGCATGCTGTTGTCGCGCTTATCTTAGTCTCCTTTATTGCAGGCCTAGCCTCAGGGATGGATCCCGCAGACATTGCCGCGACGATTGAAAAAGGCATGGGCGGAACCCTTGGCTTTGTTGCGGTCGTGGTCGCGCTTGGTGCAATGTTCGGCCGTGTTATGGAAGAAACCGGCGCGCTCGACCAAGTTGCTTACACTCTGCTCAACCGCTTTGGTACCAACAAAGCGCATTGGGCGATGACCTTTACCGGCTTCATTTGTGCTTTGCCATTATTCTTTGATGTTGCGGTGGTTCTGTTGATTGGTATTGCCTTCGCCGTTGTTAGACGAGGTGGCGGTAGTGTAATCAAAATTGGTATCTCGTTACTGGCAGGTATTGCCACTTGTCAGGCATTCTTGATCCCAGCTCCCGGCCCAATTTTGGTTGCCTCACAGCTCGATGCGAACTTTGGTTATATGATTGGTATTGGTTTATTAGCGTCGATTCCCGCCATGATCCTCGGGGGCCCAGTATTTAGTAGTCTCATTGCGAAAAAGGTGCACGTAGACCTGCCAGAGCATGCCCAGACAACGGAACAAGAACGTGTCGGTGGTGTTGCTCCTTCCTTCGGTCTTGCCATTAGTATGATTGCTTTCCCGCTATTACTCATCGGGTTAAAAACCATTGTGGCTCGCTTCATTGACCCAGATTCAACACTGAATGGCTGGTTGCAGTTAATTGGTCACCCGTTTACCGCTATTTTATTAGCCTGCCTACTCGCTTTTTATTTGCTGGGTATTCGCCGCGGCGTACCAAAAGAACGTATCATGGAAATCTGTGGTAGTGCACTACAGCCAGCCGGTGTCATTATTCTTGTGACTGGGGCTGGTGGCGTATTTAAACAGGTACTTATTGACTCTGGTGTGGGTGGTGCGCTGGGCAATATGCTGACAGAAACTGGCTTACCCATTGTAGTGCTTGCCTTTATTTTGGCGGCTGCTGTACGTGTTATTCAAGGTTCAGCGACAGTGGCGATGTTAACTGCATGCGGTCTGATTACTCCGATGCTCGAGCCGTTAAACTTAGGTGGGGCACAACTCGCTGCCGTCACTATTGCGATTGGAGGGGGGGCCATTGTCCTTTCCCATGTGAATGATTCAGGCTTTTGGTTAGCCAACCGTTTCTTAGGCCTATCTGAAAAGCAGACACTCCAAACCTGGACAGTGATGGAAACCATTATTGGTACAACAGGGGCTATCGTCGCCATCCTCGTCTCTTTGTTTTTGCCCTAATAGGCGAGCAATAAACACACATTAAGGCCCAGCATTATGCTGGGCCTTAATGTGGATACAATGAGTGCACGATACGATATTAATTAGACAGTAAGCTTTCACCGACATCAATATGATAACTAAGGTCAATTGCTTGATGTTCACAAGGCGAACCATGTAAGCGCCCAATTAACTCCTTCGCGGCCAATTGTCCCACTTGTTCTCTTGGCGTTATCACACTCGCCAACTTGGGAGTCATTGAACGGCCGACATCGTGTCCATGAAACCCGGCTACGCCCATGTCATGAGGAACATGAATCCCCTGCCTTTGACACTCAAAAACCACGCCTGCCGCTAGGTCATCATTGGTACAAAACACACTGTCTACCTTGGGATAATCTGCCAAACTTTTATGTAACAGCTCGGCTCCCAAAGAAAATGATGATGCTCTATCGGTCGTAATGGAAGCTGGCGTCAATCCTGCGGCGCGCATCGCCATCTCATAACCTTGCATCTTTTGCCGTGTTCGCTCATCCATTCGTGCGCCTAAATAGACAATATGTCGATGCCCTTTAGCTATCATCACTTCCGTCATCTGCTGCGCGGCCTGACGGTTATCCCAGCCAATACACTGTTGCATGCATAGCGAAGCCGAGTCCATCATTTCCAGCACTGGAATGCCGGCCGTTTCAATCATGCGTATCGTTCTGGCCGTATGGTGGCTTTCTGATAACAGCAAGCCATCAATATTATACGACAGTAACGAGGCAATTCGCGCCTCTTCCACCTCTGGCTGATAACCATAGTGCGCAAACATGGTTTGATAGCCCAGTTGCTCAGTTACTTTTTCAATACCACGAATGACTTCAGAAAAAACTTGGTTGGTTAGCGATGGCACCAAGACACCAATCGCATTACTTTTTGACTGCGCTAAAATCTCAGGGGCTCGATTCGGAATATACCCCAGCACCTCAACCGCATGTGCAATTTTAGCGCGAGTGGCCTCAGAGACGAGCTGCTCATTTTTTAAGTAGCGACTCACCGTCATTTTGGTTACGCCGACTTGATCGGCTACATCTTGTAAAGAAGGACGACGCTTTTTACTCATAGCAACCTAAACCCGTTGACCTGCCACATAACCACTTGACCATGCCCACTGGAAATTATATCCCCCTAGCCAACCGGTCACATCCATCACTTCACCAATGAAATACAAGCCTTTCACCGTCTTACATTCCATGGTTTTAGACGACAGTACATTGGTATCCACACCGCCGAGGGTAACCTCAGCAGTTCGATAACCTTCGGTACCATTGGGTAAAACTTTCCACGCTTGTAACTGCCCACTCACTTGCGCGAGCTGTCGCCCTTGGAACTGTTTAAGAGGCTTGTCAGTAATCAGTTTACGCTCAATCAGAACCTCCACCAGCCGCTTCGGCAGTACTTTGGCAAGCGTCGTTTTCAACGTCTGATTCGGGTGCTTTTCTAAAGCAGACGTTAATAGCGCATCGATATCCACATCCGGGACGAGATTGACACTGACGGCTTGTCCGGGTTTCCAAAACGACGAAATCTGTAATACGGCCGGGCCTGAGAGGCCGCGGTGGGTAAATAACAGCGATTCTTTAAAGATGGTGCCATCTTCGGCTTCTATTTCTGACGGTACACCGACTCCCGACAATTCAGCAAACGCGTCTTTGTCTTCTTTGTGCAACGTAAATGGAACTAAACCCGCACTTGTTGCAACGATCGGTAAATCAAACTGTTCCGCGACTTTATAACCAAATGGCGTCGCACCCAGTTTAGGCATCGATAAGCCACCGGTTGCGATCACTAAAGATTCACATTCAATTTCACCGTGTGTGGTCGCCAAAGAAAAACCATTCTCAACATCGTTTATCTGAGTCACACCCACTTGATATTGCTGTTCAATTGTTGGCTGATCCACTTCAGCTAATAACATTTTTACAATGTCTTTGGCACTGTCTTGGCAAAACAATTGCCCATGATCACGCTCTTCATAATCAATACCGTATTGGCTCACTAAGCCAATAAAATCCCACTGGGTATATTGAGATAATGCCGATTTCACAAAGTGCGGGTTACCACATAAGAAATGACCTGCGGTTATGTCGTAGTTGGTAAAGTTACAACGCCCCCCACCAGAAATTAAAATTTTTCGTCCTGGCTTTTTCGCATGGTCTAACACAAGAACTCGTCGACCTCGTCTTCCCGCCTCGGCCGCACACATCAACCCAGCCGCTCCGGCTCCTATTACGACAACATCGACTTTCTTACTCATGCTTCACTATACCCATTAAAGAAATAAAAAAGGATGTGCTGGGCACATCCTTTCCTTAATACATCGCTATTTTAACGATAAACCCAAACTTTTCCAGTCCGGCGCTACATCATCACTGCCGTGACAAACGTTATCGCCACTAGCGCAACATTGAGCGCAAACAGGTATCGAACTCGATCGCATTTCGCCGTAAAAATCTCATCGTGATGTTGCTGATATTCACGGCATTTGAGGTAATGATATAATCGAATTTGTTTCGCAAAGTTACCTTGTACGGAGAAAAAGCCTCGCCCATCCACTTGCTGGTACAACAACGGATGAGCTTGCCTCATCACATACAGCAAAGAACGTAATGAGCTTAAACATCGTGCTATATTGACGATAGTCACAATACATAAGGCAAACAAAAACATATCTACGATCATCTTCTCCTCCCCAGCCCCTGCGGATACTCGGCAGAAAAAGATGAGCGTGATAGCGTGTCTTTATCTACTCTGCTGGCGTATCCATAACAGAAGGCGCATTATTTTTTGCCATGTCAGCAAGGTCTTTATCAATAAAGAATAATGCTTGGCCGTTTTCGCCAACCAATTCAAGTTTATCTAAAACACCTTTAAACAATTTCTCTTCTTCGTGTTGCTCTGCCACATACCACTGAAGAAAATTAAACGTCGAGTAATCTTGCGTTGTGAATGCAACGTGCGCGAGCTTATTAATGTTTTTAGTAATCATCTGCTCGTGCTCATAGGTTTCACGGAACACTTCACCGAGACCAGCGTAATCATGTTTTGGCGCATCAATTGTGCCTAAAATAGGTAGCGCACCGGTTTCACTCACGTAAGTGAACAAACGATGCATATGCTCCATCTCTTCTTGCGCATGTTTACGTAAAAACATTGCTGCGCCTTCGAAGCCTTTATCTTCACACCAAGCACTCATCTGTAAGTATAGATTGGATGAGAAGAATTCTAGGTTAATTTGCTCATTTAGCTCATCGATCATCGCTTTTGCTAACATACGCTCTCCTAACTCTTTGATAGTTTATTTATCGAACTATAACATGTTCATATGGTAATGTGAGTGAAGTTTAGCCGTGAATACGATCTGAGATCTCGTCGACAACATCCATCTGTGATTCACTGCTAGACTAAAATGTATTGCCCTATAGGAGATAGCATTATGAGTTATCAACATTTTTTAGTTGCCGTCGATTTGTCTGAAGACAGTAAAATTCTTATTGATAAAGCCGTGTCTTTAGCTAAGCCACTCAATGCCAGCATTTCGTTTATTCATATCGATGTAAACTACGCAGAATTATATACGGGCTTAATCGATATAAACTTAGTCGAAACCCAGCACCACTCAATGGAATCATCACTGCAACAACTTCGAGAATTGGCGAAATACGCGGATTATCCAATCACACATACCTTAGTCGGTAGTGGCGACTTGAGTAATGAGATGTGTGAAACCATAGAGCAATTTAGTATCGACCTTGTGGTCTGTGGCCATCATCAAGATTTCTGGAGCAAATTGCTTTCATCAACTCGTCAATTAATGAACTGTACACCGGTGGATCTTTTAGTTGTGCCATTCAACGAATGACATCATGAAGTGGTTGGTATTTCTCAACCAACCACAGCTTAACATCATGAATACTAATGAATGGGTGTTGTCTCCAACTCGATAAATTGCGAGGATTGTTTTTGTAATTTTTGAAACGAACGCGCTAATTTTTTCTGTTTCTTAGTCCATTTTTTTTGCTGCTTCGCCAGTTTGGCAAGTTTCTTCGTCGCTTTTTTCTGACGCTTGAGCGCTTTTTTAGTCTGTTTGATTGACGACGTTTCTGGCTCTACGACAACAACGCCTGTCTGCGCTGTTTTCTTCCATTCACTTAGCTGCTCCTTGGTGTTATCTATCAAAACACCATTGCTCTCTTGTAGTGCTACAGGTTTGCACAGAAAAGAGCGGTCTGCAGCGCTGCGTGCACAGCTACGGCAAACATAAGTAGGACTGGCAATTACTTGGCATAGCTCATCGAATGAGCTCTCGATATCTTTACGAGGCCATTTACATAACGTTTTACTCATCGTTTTGTCCTTAGCTTATCTCACATTCCGTCTCGCACTTAAGCGTCTATCATTGAGGCGAGCACATAGACATCGAAGCGGTTTTTCTTCGTTTCAATTGCCATTGTTGGCTTTCGGTTTTGTAACCATTCGGCATAATCAGGGCGTTTAACCACCACGCGTTTCGTTGCTAAAGATAAAGCAGGTATCAGCAAAGCATCTGCATCACTATCAGACCCCACCAACGATTGAAACACCCGCATTTCTTTTTTAACTAACGCCGACTTCTTTTTATTCTCAGGGTGTGGGTACATAGGGTCTAAATACACCACATCAGGTTTTACAAACGTATCATCATTCATCAGTTGCTCCAAAGCACTATGACTTGAAGCATGTAAAAGAGTCACTCGCTCACGAACCCAATCACCAATATCAGCATCTTGCTTTGCCCGCTCAATACCATCATCGAGTAGCGCTGCGACGACGGGATGACGCTCGACTAACTGCACTCGACAACCAAGTGATGCGAGAACAAAAGCATCTCTTCCAAGGCCTCCAGTACCATCGAGAACGGTGGGGGTCGCTCCTTTATTTAATCCGACAGCCTTCGCGATAGATTGTCCTTTACCACCACCAAATTTACGACGATGAGCCACTGCGCCTGACGTCCAATCGACTGCGATGGCACCTAGCTTAGGTTCGTCTAACTTACGCAGTTCTAATCTTTCTTCGGTTAAGACTAAAGCGAAAATACTCTCTTGATCATGAGTTAATCCCCAACGCTGTGCCAAGACAGTTAACTCAGGCTCGCGCTGCTTAGCTTGTGCTAATAATTGTATTCGCAAAAGAATGCTCCAATCGTACTGATACTATGCTTTAGTTTACCGGATTTTAGGATAAATACCCATTAATAGGGCAACCGTTCACGACCTGATAACGAAGGAGATATTTTTTTAGTGCACAATGCTAAGATGCCAACATCCTCCTCAACAAAGAGAACAATATGACATCGCCATTAACTGCTCCCGCTAAACTCGATGATCTTGATAAAGCCATTTTAAAAATATTAATGGATGATGCTCGCACACCCTACGCAGAAATGGCGAAACAATTTAATGTCAGTCCAGCAACGATACATGTCCGGATCGAAAAGATGAAAGCGGCCGATATTATTCAAGGTACCGAAGTGATCGTGAATACCAAAAAGCTTGGCTATGATGTGTGCTGTTTTATTGGGATTAATTTGAATGCGGCGCGAGATTATCATTCAGCGCTAGAGAAGCTGAATGCATTAGAGGAAGTGGTTGAAGCCTATTACACAACAGGGGCATATAATATTTTTGTTAAGTTGATGTGTCGCTCAATTGAAGAATTACAGTATGTATTAATCGATAAATTACAGGCTATTGATGAGGTTCAATCAACAGAAACGTTAATTTCTCTACAAAACCCCATCAACCGTAGTGTGAATCCATAAAACCTGCAAAAGTGCCGAAGTTTTATAGTCCACACATAACATTATTTATTTAAGTACTGTTGTAGCTCTTCTACTGAAATACCTTGCTCGGCAAGCTCTTTCGCGAGTGTCTCCACTTGCTCATGTTTACGCGACTCGATCACTTGCTGAAATTG
This DNA window, taken from Vibrio palustris, encodes the following:
- the yjfF gene encoding galactofuranose ABC transporter, permease protein YjfF gives rise to the protein MIKRHFPLFITISVFLIGYFLCMLEFPAFMTTRVICNILTDNAFLGILAVGMTFVILSGGIDLSVGSVIAFTGVLMATLISHGIHPYTAMLITLLAGALFGAFMGWIIDTLKIPSFIVTLAGMFFLRGTSFLISEQSIPIEHPTFHALSRASWHIWGGGRLSLIAIIMLVVVAIGMLLAHRTRFGNNVYAVGGNPTSASLMGISVRMTTIGIYTLSTLLASLAGIVFSIYTSAGYPLAAVGVELDAIAAVVIGGTLLSGGVGTVFGSLFGVLIQGLIQTYITFDGTLSSWWTKIIVGILLFTFIGMQRLLIVISERRKVVQTARSDNKVPAPS
- a CDS encoding YbaN family protein, translated to MRLWMYKIIAVVSLLLAFAGVLLPGLPATEFVILSAWASAKGSPTIYRFLMSKPFFRDMIFNWQNGKIISRRNKWLSTLSISVCFGILMIHNTPLWIVLSASGGMLIALCVIWRRPESIEQVQNKPALPEQK
- a CDS encoding gluconokinase, whose product is MGVSSCGKSSIGAEVAKRLDAKFIDGDDLHPKANILKMKSGQPLNDDDRSPWLERINDAAFSIEMKSEEGVIVCSALKRRYREQIRQGNQKVTFIHLHGDFELVKQRMLERADHFMPVELLKSQFDTLEMPESSEQDVVEVSIDGSFEDVVERCIDVIQARK
- the gntU gene encoding gluconate transporter, with the translated sequence MSDLSLIYTAIGSIALLLFLVMKVRLHAVVALILVSFIAGLASGMDPADIAATIEKGMGGTLGFVAVVVALGAMFGRVMEETGALDQVAYTLLNRFGTNKAHWAMTFTGFICALPLFFDVAVVLLIGIAFAVVRRGGGSVIKIGISLLAGIATCQAFLIPAPGPILVASQLDANFGYMIGIGLLASIPAMILGGPVFSSLIAKKVHVDLPEHAQTTEQERVGGVAPSFGLAISMIAFPLLLIGLKTIVARFIDPDSTLNGWLQLIGHPFTAILLACLLAFYLLGIRRGVPKERIMEICGSALQPAGVIILVTGAGGVFKQVLIDSGVGGALGNMLTETGLPIVVLAFILAAAVRVIQGSATVAMLTACGLITPMLEPLNLGGAQLAAVTIAIGGGAIVLSHVNDSGFWLANRFLGLSEKQTLQTWTVMETIIGTTGAIVAILVSLFLP
- the gntR gene encoding gluconate operon transcriptional repressor GntR, whose amino-acid sequence is MSKKRRPSLQDVADQVGVTKMTVSRYLKNEQLVSEATRAKIAHAVEVLGYIPNRAPEILAQSKSNAIGVLVPSLTNQVFSEVIRGIEKVTEQLGYQTMFAHYGYQPEVEEARIASLLSYNIDGLLLSESHHTARTIRMIETAGIPVLEMMDSASLCMQQCIGWDNRQAAQQMTEVMIAKGHRHIVYLGARMDERTRQKMQGYEMAMRAAGLTPASITTDRASSFSLGAELLHKSLADYPKVDSVFCTNDDLAAGVVFECQRQGIHVPHDMGVAGFHGHDVGRSMTPKLASVITPREQVGQLAAKELIGRLHGSPCEHQAIDLSYHIDVGESLLSN
- a CDS encoding NAD(P)/FAD-dependent oxidoreductase encodes the protein MSKKVDVVVIGAGAAGLMCAAEAGRRGRRVLVLDHAKKPGRKILISGGGRCNFTNYDITAGHFLCGNPHFVKSALSQYTQWDFIGLVSQYGIDYEERDHGQLFCQDSAKDIVKMLLAEVDQPTIEQQYQVGVTQINDVENGFSLATTHGEIECESLVIATGGLSMPKLGATPFGYKVAEQFDLPIVATSAGLVPFTLHKEDKDAFAELSGVGVPSEIEAEDGTIFKESLLFTHRGLSGPAVLQISSFWKPGQAVSVNLVPDVDIDALLTSALEKHPNQTLKTTLAKVLPKRLVEVLIERKLITDKPLKQFQGRQLAQVSGQLQAWKVLPNGTEGYRTAEVTLGGVDTNVLSSKTMECKTVKGLYFIGEVMDVTGWLGGYNFQWAWSSGYVAGQRV
- the uspB gene encoding universal stress protein UspB; this encodes MIVDMFLFALCIVTIVNIARCLSSLRSLLYVMRQAHPLLYQQVDGRGFFSVQGNFAKQIRLYHYLKCREYQQHHDEIFTAKCDRVRYLFALNVALVAITFVTAVMM
- the ftnA gene encoding non-heme ferritin is translated as MLAKAMIDELNEQINLEFFSSNLYLQMSAWCEDKGFEGAAMFLRKHAQEEMEHMHRLFTYVSETGALPILGTIDAPKHDYAGLGEVFRETYEHEQMITKNINKLAHVAFTTQDYSTFNFLQWYVAEQHEEEKLFKGVLDKLELVGENGQALFFIDKDLADMAKNNAPSVMDTPAE
- a CDS encoding universal stress protein, with the translated sequence MSYQHFLVAVDLSEDSKILIDKAVSLAKPLNASISFIHIDVNYAELYTGLIDINLVETQHHSMESSLQQLRELAKYADYPITHTLVGSGDLSNEMCETIEQFSIDLVVCGHHQDFWSKLLSSTRQLMNCTPVDLLVVPFNE
- a CDS encoding class I SAM-dependent methyltransferase → MRIQLLAQAKQREPELTVLAQRWGLTHDQESIFALVLTEERLELRKLDEPKLGAIAVDWTSGAVAHRRKFGGGKGQSIAKAVGLNKGATPTVLDGTGGLGRDAFVLASLGCRVQLVERHPVVAALLDDGIERAKQDADIGDWVRERVTLLHASSHSALEQLMNDDTFVKPDVVYLDPMYPHPENKKKSALVKKEMRVFQSLVGSDSDADALLIPALSLATKRVVVKRPDYAEWLQNRKPTMAIETKKNRFDVYVLASMIDA
- the asnC gene encoding transcriptional regulator AsnC; this encodes MTSPLTAPAKLDDLDKAILKILMDDARTPYAEMAKQFNVSPATIHVRIEKMKAADIIQGTEVIVNTKKLGYDVCCFIGINLNAARDYHSALEKLNALEEVVEAYYTTGAYNIFVKLMCRSIEELQYVLIDKLQAIDEVQSTETLISLQNPINRSVNP